The following coding sequences lie in one Treponema primitia ZAS-1 genomic window:
- the purM gene encoding phosphoribosylformylglycinamidine cyclo-ligase yields the protein MDYKQAGVDIEEGYRAVGKYRDLAASTANASVLNGIGSFAGMLSIGDLVRAGKGMEEPVLVSGTDGVGTKLDIAFRLKKYDTVGIDCVAMCVNDVICHGARPLFFLDYLACGKLDADVAADLVKGVSVGCRETGSVLLGGETAEMPGFYDEGKYDIAGFSVGIVDKKNIIDGRNIKEGDILVGIASSGPHSNGFSLIRKALPDLNEDFDGMPLGYALLEPTRLYVKPILALLEQIGIRGMAHITGGGFYENIPRMFAAPAVLDAVITTGSWTIPPIFARITAGAAGLEERGFAAREAGVKLLETDAALRKQMFNTYNMGIGFVLALTPEDSRKAIEFLDGKGFPTWEIGRVEAGNGVVRFE from the coding sequence AGGTTATCGGGCGGTAGGAAAATACCGGGACCTGGCGGCTTCCACCGCCAACGCATCGGTGCTGAACGGCATAGGCAGTTTTGCGGGGATGCTCTCCATCGGGGATCTGGTTCGCGCCGGAAAAGGCATGGAAGAACCGGTCCTGGTCTCCGGGACCGATGGGGTTGGGACCAAACTGGACATCGCCTTTCGGCTGAAAAAGTACGACACCGTGGGTATTGATTGTGTGGCCATGTGTGTAAACGATGTAATCTGTCATGGCGCTCGGCCCCTTTTTTTCCTGGATTACCTGGCCTGCGGTAAACTGGACGCCGATGTGGCGGCGGATCTGGTTAAGGGCGTATCCGTAGGCTGCCGGGAAACCGGGAGCGTCCTCTTGGGCGGGGAAACTGCGGAGATGCCCGGCTTCTACGACGAGGGAAAGTACGATATTGCGGGATTTTCCGTAGGTATCGTTGATAAGAAAAATATTATTGACGGCAGGAACATTAAGGAAGGGGATATCCTGGTGGGCATAGCCTCATCGGGTCCCCATTCCAACGGTTTCAGTCTGATCCGTAAGGCCCTGCCGGACTTGAATGAAGACTTTGATGGTATGCCCCTGGGGTATGCCCTCCTGGAACCGACCCGGCTCTACGTTAAGCCCATCCTTGCCCTTCTGGAACAGATAGGTATCCGGGGCATGGCCCACATTACCGGCGGGGGCTTCTACGAAAATATCCCCCGTATGTTCGCCGCGCCTGCGGTTCTTGACGCGGTGATAACAACCGGTTCCTGGACTATTCCGCCCATCTTTGCCCGTATTACAGCCGGCGCCGCGGGTCTTGAAGAAAGAGGATTCGCTGCCCGGGAAGCAGGGGTAAAGCTGTTGGAAACAGACGCCGCTTTACGGAAACAGATGTTCAATACCTATAATATGGGTATCGGCTTTGTTCTGGCCCTGACGCCTGAGGATAGCAGAAAAGCTATCGAATTCCTGGATGGCAAGGGCTTTCCCACCTGGGAGATAGGCCGGGTAGAAGCGGGGAATGGGGTAGTGCGTTTTGAGTAA